AACTTGACGGGACTCTCATCGCGACGACTACCAAGGGACGACTCGTCGAAGGAAACGTCTACTTCCCGGCGTCCGACGTTCGAACTGAACTGCTGAGCTCAAGTCCCTTGACGACTCTCTGCCCGTGGAAGGGGATCGCCCGGTACCGCCACCTGACCACAGAGGGCAGGGTCGTCAAGAACGCCGCGTGGACGTACCCGGTTCCACTGCCCTTCGCGTGGTTCGTCCGGGACCGGCTCGCCTTCGAGCTTGGCAGCGGAGTCACGATCACCTACCGATGATCGGAGCGACGTTCGTCTCGGCTGCATTCTCGCATGGGTTGGACTGTCTCGTGGGTCTTCGGCGCGACAGTCTGGTGCCGGGGATGTCGGCGGGTACTGAGCGATTCGATCATCCGCAGTGGGGACTGGCTGCGGCCACGAACCCTCTGCGGGGTCCTGCGTCACGCACGCGCCAACCGACCCGACCGGTGACGATCGCCCTGTCATGTAGCGGCAGACAAGCAGCGGAATCCCTGACGATCCAGGGGCATTCGGTGGCGATGGCATATGCGACGGACGGCGGCCCCCGCTACCCAGGAGCGCAACGGAGGTTCCGAGAGTGCGGGCAGCGATCCCATCTGCGACAGCTGGAGGCCTCGATCGCCAGCTTGCCGCAATGTGCACGGAGGCGGGCGGTCAGCGGTCCTCGGCGGAGACATCGGCAGAGACGTCGACCTCGCCCGTAGCGAGCAGGCTCAGCCTGCCTCCGGTTCGAGTCCAGCCCGGGTGAACGCGCCGAGGCCGTCGATGCGCGCTTGCGGACCGCGCTGGGGCTGGCGGCCGATGCGGGGCTGGCAGCGGTGGCCAGCTGGATGAGCGCATCAAGAGTGACCCGCTTACTGGATGGCGGGCTCGACGGCAGCCAGCGCCGTCGAGGAGCGCCACGACGTCCGATCGCAGGTCACTGAGTGCTGTCGCCGAGCTGACGATCAGGCTTCCCTGCGGCCCGAACGGCGGCTCGTCACCACAGCACGGACTCCCACGACAAGACCCACCATGGCGCTGACCCCAACCACCACCAGTCCGATCCACACCACGGCACCGATGGCACCCAGCGGGTCGCTCCCGATGAGGGAGTAGGCGCCGAAGGCGGCGAAGGGGACGACCGTCAGCGCCCAGGCACGCAAGGCGCCTACGCGCGGCACCCCGACCACCACCGCGCACATCAAGGTGGCGATGACTCCGAGGACCTGCCAGGCGGCCAGCGTCGGCTCGTCATCGGCCCAGGACAGCCACACCAGCCACGCAGCGGCGCTCATTGCGGCGACCAGGGCCGCCCATGTAGCGGTGGACCTTGACGACCGCGCTGCAGCAGCGGGTGACACCTGTGCGCTCATGGACCCTCCCTGTCGCAGGCTAGGTGACAGCTGGCTGCAGACGGCGCACCACGCGCGAGGCGAGGGCGATCAGCAGCCGTCACCAGGTGCGGCCCCTAGCTCGCCGGTCAGCTCGCGGCGACGTCCCAGTCCGCGCGATCAGCGATCCCATCTGCGACGCCGGAGGCTGTCTGGCCGCAGATGTCCGCCCGGCGGCGGGTGTCGTGCGGGCGGTGCTGGCCAGCGAGATGCCCAGAACAGGCTGCGGGGCAGCCACGGTCCGGTCCGTACCGAACTCGCCCCGACAACCGTCCGGGCCGGGGGCGGCTAGCAGGGCAGGGGCGGTGCCTCGTACTCGACCGGTTGATCGTGCGTGCCCCACAGGGCCAGGTGTGCGGTGCCAGCGTCCCAGCGAAGGCTGTAGGTCCCAGCGCTGATGGGGCGGTACCCGTCATCAGCACCGTAAGAGGCCAGCAGACGCGGACGGTGAGCCCCAGACGGGAGCATGTACACCCTTCCCGAGCCCAGCAGCAGCGAGGAGTTCTCCGCGACGACCACCCGGCATCCGGAGTCGCTGGCTGGTGCCAGGACGTGAAAGGTCGTCACCGCATCAGACAGGCTGACCACCGCGAGCCCGGTCGCAGAGGCGAGCACTGCCAGCGTGGTCACCGCCCCTGCCGCGATCCGGCGCAGGAGTGGCCGGCGTGGCGCCTCGGGGAGCCGGTCGTCGCTGACAGCTCTGACGAGCGCCGCGCAGACCAGTAGCCCAAACCCGATCAGCACCGCTGCGCCGACGGCGTGCCAGCGCCTGGGGACGACCCCAGCGATGACGACCGGCTCGACCCAGTCCCGCGTCCACCATGCCAGGGCGACCGCCGTGACCAGCGCCGCCAGGCCGGCAGCACGGAGCACTACGACGGCGAAGGCCCCCGAACGGCCCGGCGCTGACGCCGCAGGCGCCGGGTCCTGGAGGAGAGCGCTGGGGCTCTTCATGCGCGCAACATCGCAGCCGTCAGGAGGGCAGGGGCCCTGCCGGTCCGAATCGTCGGCACGGGGTTCATCGTGATCTCCCCTGTCGAGATCGGCGACTGGCGGGAGGTGCCCCTGCAACCGAGTCGACGGCGCAAGGTCTCCTGGATTCTCACCGGCGCCAACAGACCGAGGGGCCAGACGCGCGGACGCGGACAACACCTGCACACGCTCCTGTCGTCGTCGGGCGACGCAGCGCGGGGTCACCTCGCTGGTACGACGGCTCAGCCTCTTGCAGCTCCCGTGTGCAGCGGAGGCCGGACCGACGTCGACGCCAGCAACAGGCACGGCGGCGTTCGGTCGGCATTGGCTAACCGCACGCGTTGATGCCTCGCCCGGACAAGATGGGACTGTGAACGACCCTCGACCACGGAGCGCGTCGATGACCCTCACCGTCGAGGTCGACTACATCGAGCCGGATCACTGGATCGCTGTTATCGACACACCTGACGGACCCTTCTCCACCGAGACCGACGCTGCGCCGAAGGTGGAGACTGCGGCCCGGGCGGCGGTCGCTGAGGTCCTTAGCGTCGTCGACGTAGAGCTCGTGTTCGTTGACTTCGACGGACGCCCCTGGTCCCCGCTGGCGAAGGGCTGAGCAGTAACCGCGCCCGGTTGTCTTTCATTCGGTGAGCGGTCCGCCTACGAGACGACCAGCGGTCGGCCTACGACGGCGCAAAGCGGAGTGATTCCGCACCCGGGCCAGCCCTACCGTCCCAAACATGATCACCAAGAGTGGGGCTACGTCAGCACCTTCGGTCTCAGCCGCGACCGCCGAGGCGCCCACAACCGAGCGCTGGGTGCCAGCCTTCGCCGCCCTGGCCCTGCTGTGGGGCTGCTCCTTCACCTTCATCCACATCGGCCTGCAGGCCCTCACCCCCGTCCAGGTCGCCTTCTGGCGCCTGGCCCTGGGCGCGGCGACCCTGCTGGCCATCAGCGCCGCCACCCGCACCCACCTGCCCCGCACCCGGCGCACCTGGGCCCACCTGCTCGTGCTGGCCCTCCTGCTGAACGCCGCCCCCTTCACCCTGTTCGCCATCGGCCAGCAGAGCGTGTCCTCGGTGCTGGCCGGGATCATCAACGCCACCACCCCGCTGGCCACCCTGGTGGTGATCCTGGCTGCCTTCCGCGAGGAGCGACCCACCCGAGCGCGCACCACCGGCCTGCTGATCGGCTTCGCCGGGGTCGCCGTCGTCCTCGGCGCCTGGCGGGGCTTCGCCGCCAGCGAGCTGGCCGGCGTGCTGGCCTGCCTAGGAGCAGTGGCTTGCTACGGCGTCGCCTTCCCCTACTCCCGGCGCTGCCTCGCCGGCAGCGGGGAAGGACCGGTCGCGCTGGCCACCGCGCAGGTGCTGCTGGCCGCGGGCCTGATGCTGCCGGTGCTCGCGATCACCGGCGCGGCCCCGACAGCACCCGTGACACCGACCGTGGTGATCGCGATGCTCGCGCTGGGAGCGCTGTGCTCGGGAGTGGCCTACGTGCTGAACTTCCGCATCGTGGCGGCCGCCGGGGCCAGCACCGCCAGCAGCGTCACCTACCTGACCCCGGTGGTCGCTGCCGTGGTCGGGGTAAGCGTGCTGGGTGAGCACGTGCGGTGGAACCAGCCGGTGGGCGCGGTGGTGGTGCTGATCGGGATCGCCGTCTCCCAGGGGCTGCACCGCGCGGTCGCGGCGCGGATTGCGCGGAGCGACTCCTCGCGCTCGTCCGGGTGAGGATCCCAACTGCGACGGACAGCGGCCTCGACCGCCAGCGCATCGCGAGGAGGCCCGAGGCGGGCGGTCAGCGGTTCGCCTACGAGACGACCAGCGATCGGCCTACGACGGCGCAAAGCGGAGTGATTCCGCACCCGGGCCAGCCCTACCGTCCCAAACATGATCACCAAGAGTGGGGCTACGTCAGCACCTTCGGTCTCAGCCGCGACCGCCGAGGCG
The sequence above is drawn from the Quadrisphaera sp. RL12-1S genome and encodes:
- a CDS encoding DMT family transporter; this encodes MPAFAALALLWGCSFTFIHIGLQALTPVQVAFWRLALGAATLLAISAATRTHLPRTRRTWAHLLVLALLLNAAPFTLFAIGQQSVSSVLAGIINATTPLATLVVILAAFREERPTRARTTGLLIGFAGVAVVLGAWRGFAASELAGVLACLGAVACYGVAFPYSRRCLAGSGEGPVALATAQVLLAAGLMLPVLAITGAAPTAPVTPTVVIAMLALGALCSGVAYVLNFRIVAAAGASTASSVTYLTPVVAAVVGVSVLGEHVRWNQPVGAVVVLIGIAVSQGLHRAVAARIARSDSSRSSG
- a CDS encoding DUF427 domain-containing protein → MRDIIATAELDGTLIATTTKGRLVEGNVYFPASDVRTELLSSSPLTTLCPWKGIARYRHLTTEGRVVKNAAWTYPVPLPFAWFVRDRLAFELGSGVTITYR